In Oryza brachyantha chromosome 1, ObraRS2, whole genome shotgun sequence, the following are encoded in one genomic region:
- the LOC102706799 gene encoding sterol 3-beta-glucosyltransferase UGT80B1, translated as MGSSGEAVVEWEWGKAGEGGRDRWRAESAGASSSFAEGMGEFVLRSMDARFSGSAGADGFPSSQQLGFGHSKSTTAGSGYCKGQEHVFVRSYSDRLLKCDLTLDMLSENEKIKIIENLVKIQNDGTLEVDVKRSALIASELSEIDAFGSLTRDTVEATSGLSKSVPKLKIAILVVGTRGDVQPFIALAKRLQEFGHYVRLATHANFRTFVKSAGIDFYPLGGDPRILAQYMTKNKGFCLAGPTEISVQRKQLKEIIFSVLPACTEPDLDTGLPFRAQAIIANPPALGHLHIAEALGVPLHIFFTFPWTPTNEFPHPLARIPQSATYRLSYLILDLVIWWGTRGFINEFRKKLNLAPIAYFSTYHGSISHLPTGYMWSPHLMPKPNDWGPLVDVVGYCFLNLGTKYQPPQELSQWLQQGPKPIYIGFGSMPLGDEKRVTSLILDALRETGQRGIISRGWGDLGSFSEVPIDVFILEDCPHDWLFPRCAAVVHHGGAGTTAAGLVAGCPTTVVPFFGDQFFWGERIHAQGVGPAPIPIADLTAEALSNAIRFMLDPEVKSRTMELAIAIGNEDGVAAAVDSFHRHLPAELPLAPPPSADVKEEQIDFFQWFSQALEKCCFPFNP; from the exons ATGGGGAGCAGCGGCGAAGCGGTGGTGGAGTGGGAGTGGGGGAAGGCTGGAGAGGGAGGCCGCGATCGGTGGCGGGCGGAGTCGGCGGGCGCTTCGTCGTCCTTCGCGGAAGGGATGGGAGAGTTCGTGCTGAGGTCCATGGACGCCAGGTTCTCCGGATCGGCCGGCGCCGATGGGTTCCCCTCCTCTCAGCAGCTAG GATTTGGACATAGTAAATCCACAACTGCCGGTTCTGGTTATTGTAAAGGGCAAGAGCATGTTTTCGTAAGATCGTACTCTGATAGATTGCTCAAGTGTGACCTCACGTTGGATATGCTATCAGAAAATGAGAAG aTAAAGATAATTGAGAATCTGGTGAAGATCCAGAATGATGGTACACTGGAGGTAGACGTGAAACGTAGTGCTCTTATTGCATCCGAACTTTCAGAGATTGATGCATTCGGTTCTCTTACTCGTGATACTGTGGAAGCTACATCTGGATTGAGCAAGTCAGTCCCAAAGTTGAAGATTGCTATTCTTGTAGTTGGAACACGAGGGGATGTCCAGCCATTTATAGCATTAGCTAAACGACTTCAG GAATTTGGCCACTATGTTAGATTGGCAACCCATGCCAATTTTCGTACTTTTGTGAAGTCAGCTGGTATTGATTTTTACCCATTGGGTGGTGATCCTCGGATATTGGCTCAGT ATATgacaaaaaacaaaggattttGCCTAGCCGGACCTACAGAAATTTCTGTTCAAAGAAAGCAGCTTAAGGAAATAATTTTCTCTGTTCTACCTGCATGCACAGAACCTGATTTGGACACTGGATTACCTTTTAGAGCACAGGCAATAATTGCAAATCCTCCTGCTTTAG GACATCTCCATATTGCAGAGGCACTTGGGGTACCCCTGCACATCTTCTTCACTTTTCCATGGAC GCCAACTAATGAGTTCCCTCATCCATTGGCACGAATTCCTCAAAGCGCAACCTACAGG CTATCCTATCTTATTTTGGATTTAGTAATTTGGTGGGGCACCAGGGGATTCATAAATGAGTTCAGAAAGAAGTTAAATTTGGCCCCTATTGCCTATTTCAGCACATATCATGGATCCATATCACACTTACCTACTGGATACATGTGGAGCCCTCATCTTATGCCGAAGCCAAATG ATTGGGGTCCTCTTGTGGATGTTGTGGGATATTGCTTCTTAAATCTTGGAACAAAGTATCAACCACCGCAAGAGCTTTCTCAGTGGCTTCAACAGGGACCCAAACCAATATATATTGGTTTTGGTAGCATG CCTCTTGGTGATGAAAAAAGGGTTACTTCTCTCATTTTGGATGCACTAAGAGAAACAGGACAGAGAGGAATCATTAGTCGTGGTTGGGGAGACCTTGGAAGTT TTTCAGAAGTTCCAATCGATGTCTTCATTTTGGAGGATTGCCCTCATGATTGGCTCTTTCCTCGCTGTGCTGCAGTG GTACATCATGGTGGAGCAGGTACCACAGCTGCAGGTCTTGTAGCTGGG TGCCCAACTACCGTAGTGCCCTTTTTTGGAGATCAATTCTTCTGGGGTGAGAGAATTCATGCACAAGGTGTCGGTCCTGCACCTATTCCTATAGCAGATCTTACTGCTGAGGCACTTTCAAATGCTATAAGATTCATGCTTGATCCTGAG GTAAAATCACGAACAATGGAATTGGCAATAGCGATCGGGAATGAAGATGGCGTGGCAGCTGCTGTAGACTCATTTCATAGACATCTCCCTGCCGAACTTCCGCTTGCCCCACCACCATCCGCAGATGTGAAGGAAGAACAGATAGACTTTTTTCAATGGTTTTCACAAGCCCTCGAGAAGTGTTGTTTCCCATTCAATCCTTAG
- the LOC102699746 gene encoding protein YIP4b-like codes for MSHNHGDTIPLHPSSAQSDMDEIESLIYAAPSATVLPARPPSPPRASIPVSTSPAPLPTPAKPPLPGASIPIVVPQAPPPASVSVPIASDGFGPPPNTLTEPVWDTVKRDLARIVSNLKLVVFPNPYREDPGKALRDWDLWGPFFFIVFLGLTLSWSASVKKSEVFAVAFAVLAAGAIILTLNVLLLGGHIIFFQSLSLLGYCLFPLDVGALVCMLKDNVILKIIIVTVTLAWSSWAAYPFMSAAVNPRRKALALYPVFLMYISVGFLIIAID; via the exons ATGTCGCACAACCACGGCGACACGATCCCGCTCCACCCGTCGTCGGCGCAGTCCGACATGGACGAGATCGAGAGCCTCATCTACGCGGCGCCCTCCGCCACCGTCCtcccggcgcggccgccgtccccgccgcgcgcctccATCCCGGTATCCACCTCCCCCGCGCCGCTCCCGACGCCCGCCAAGCCCCCACTCCCCGGCGCCTCCATCCCCATCGTCGTGCcccaggcgccgccgcccgcgtccGTCTCCGTCCCCATCGCCTCCGACGGCTTCGGGCCCCCGCCCAACACGCTCACCGAGCCCGTGTGGGACACCGTCAAGCGCGACCTCGCTCGCATCGTCAGCAACCTCAAGCTCGTTGTCTTCCCCAACCCCTACCGTGAGGACCCCGGCAAGGCGCTCAGGGATTGGGATCTCTGGGGGCCGTTCTTCTTCATTGTTTTCCTCGGCCTCACACTCTCCTGGTCCGCCTCCGTTAAGAAG TCTGAAGTATTTGCTGTTGCATTCGCTGTCCTAGCAGCTGGGGCTATAATTCTTACACTAAATGTCTTGCTTCTG GGTGGGCACATTATCTTCTTCCAGAGTCTAAGCCTTCTTGGCTATTGTCTGTTTCCTCTGGATGTTGGAGCTCTTGTTTGCATGCTGAAGGATAATGTCATACTAAAGATCATCATAGTGACGGTCACATTGGCATGGAGTTCCTGGGCTGCATATCCATTCATGAGTGCTGCGGTTAACCCAAGGAGAAAGGCTCTGGCCCTGTATCCTGTCTTCCTCATGTATATTTCAGTTGGTTTCCTCATAATTGCCATAGACTAA
- the LOC102722735 gene encoding polypyrimidine tract-binding protein homolog 3-like codes for MGEPSKVIHIRNVGHEISESELLQVVQPFGTVAKLVMLRAKNQALVQMEDLASAVNVIQYYNTIQPSVRGRNIYLQFSSHQELTTDQSSHGRNPDQEEPNRILLVTIHHMLYPITIEVLHQVFSPYGFVEKIVTFQKSAGFQALIQYQSRPSAIQAYGALHGRNIYDGCCQLDIQYSNLSELQVHYNNDRSRDFTNPSLPTEQRPRSSQPSYNDPSSLFGFQQPGDPYAQMSKAAMIASAFGGTLPPGVSGINDRCTLVVSNLNTEKIDEDKLFNLFSMYGNIVRIKILKNKPDHALIQMADGLQAELAVQYLKGAILFGNKLEVNYSKYPTVTPDPDAHDYSTSHLNRFNSNVVKNYRHCCAPTKMIHISALPQDITEDAILSLVGEHGTIVNSRLFETNGKTQALVLFESVEEATEALVEKHASKLDRTNIRISFSQMQNI; via the exons ATGGGGGAGCCCTCCAAGGTGATCCACATACGGAACGTCGGGCATGAGATCTCCGAG AGCGAACTGCTCCAGGTGGTGCAGCCGTTCGGCACAGTCGCCAAGCTCGTTATGCTGCGTGCTAAGAACCAG GCTCTCGTCCAGATGGAGGATTTAGCTTCTGCAGTGAATGTGATCCAGTACTACAATACAATTCAACCCAGTGTAAG GGGAAGAAATATTTACTTGCAATTTTCATCTCACCAAGAACTGACTACTGATCAGAGCTCACATGGACGAAATCCTGATCAG GAAGAACCCAACCGCATTCTGTTAGTAACCATTCATCATATGCTTTATCCTATAACCATTGAAGTGCTTCATCAAGTGTTTTCTCCCTATGGATTTGTGGAGAAGATAGTCACATTTCAAAAGTCAGCCG GTTTTCAAGCCCTCATACAATATCAGTCACGTCCAAGTGCAATACAAGCTTATGGCGCTTTGCAT GGACGGAACATATACGATGGTTGCTGCCAGCTAGACATTCAATATTCAAA TCTCAGCGAGTTGCAAGTTCACTACAACAATGATAGATCTAG AGATTTCACAAATCCATCTTTGCCAACAGAACAACGCCCAAGATCATCTCAA CCTAGTTATAATGATCCAAGCAGTCTGTTTGGTTTCCAGCAACCTGGAG ATCCATATGCACAG ATGAGTAAAGCTGCAATGATTGCGTCTGCTTTTGGTGGAACATTGCCTCCTGGAGTGTCTGGCATCAACGACCGATGCACACTCGTAGTTAGCAATCTGAACACTGAG AAAATTGATGAGGATAAGCTCTTCAACCTTTTCTCAATGTATGGGAATATCGTGCGCATCAagatactaaaaaataaaccagaCCATGCCCTCATCCAAATGGCGGACGGGCTTCAGGCCGAGCTTGCTGTACAGTATTTAAAG GGAGCAATCTTATTTGGAAACAAACTTGAAGTGAACTATTCCAAATACCCAACCGTTACGCCTGATCCAGATGCGCATGACTACTCAACTTCTCACCTGAACAGATTTAACAGCAATGTGGTGAAGAACTACCGCCACTGCTGTGCTCCAACCAAGATGATCCACATCTCAGCGCTTCCACAAGACATAACTGAGGATGCTATCCTTTCCCTTGTTGGCGAGCATGGGACCATCGTCAACTCAAGACTGTTCGAGACAAACGGCAAGACGCAGGCCCTTGTGCTGTTCGAAAGCGTGGAAGAGGCAACGGAGGCGCTTGTAGAGAAGCACGCAAGCAAGCTGGACCGAACCAACATCAGGATTTCCTTCTCCCAGATGCAGAACATTTAG